A single Trueperaceae bacterium DNA region contains:
- a CDS encoding ABC transporter permease: protein MISYILRRLIYMVILLLALSVVTFALIELPPGDYATTFVEQLRQRGVILDDAQIEELRYRFGLGRPFYVKYWNWFSNFVQGDMGESFQYNVAVTRLIGERIGLTIALSLTTLFLAYGLAIPIGVYSAVRQYSIGDYIFTILGFIGLATPNFLLALILMFLTYKFFGWSVGGLFSPEYLLAPWSWAKVVDLLKHLPVPILVVGTAGTAELIRIMRSTLLDELGKQYVVTARVKGLKEGRLRIKYPIRMAINPLVSTVGYLLPAIISGETLVAIVLSLPTIGPLLLAALLAQDQFLAGSVIMILGALGIVGTLVSDILLVVVDPRIRFEAGEA, encoded by the coding sequence GTGATTAGTTACATTCTTCGGCGATTAATTTACATGGTCATATTGTTGCTGGCGCTTTCGGTAGTAACGTTCGCGCTTATTGAACTACCTCCCGGAGATTACGCAACGACGTTTGTTGAGCAGTTGAGGCAGCGGGGTGTGATACTCGATGACGCGCAGATTGAGGAGCTAAGGTACCGGTTTGGCCTTGGGCGACCGTTCTACGTTAAATACTGGAATTGGTTCTCTAACTTCGTACAGGGAGACATGGGCGAATCGTTTCAATACAACGTAGCGGTAACTAGATTGATAGGAGAAAGGATAGGGCTAACTATCGCTCTTTCCCTCACGACTTTATTTCTTGCGTATGGCCTGGCTATACCGATAGGTGTGTATTCTGCGGTAAGGCAGTACTCTATCGGGGATTATATTTTCACTATTTTGGGTTTTATTGGTCTGGCTACACCTAACTTCCTGTTAGCGCTAATCCTAATGTTTTTGACTTATAAGTTTTTTGGTTGGAGCGTAGGTGGTCTATTCTCACCCGAATACCTACTTGCGCCTTGGTCTTGGGCAAAGGTAGTAGATCTCCTAAAACATTTGCCCGTTCCGATTCTAGTCGTCGGTACTGCAGGGACCGCAGAATTAATCAGGATTATGCGTAGCACCCTATTAGATGAACTTGGTAAGCAGTATGTAGTTACGGCTCGAGTTAAGGGACTAAAAGAAGGGCGCTTGAGAATCAAGTACCCGATCCGTATGGCTATTAATCCGCTTGTCAGTACGGTTGGTTATCTTCTTCCTGCAATTATTTCCGGAGAGACTTTGGTGGCTATTGTTTTGAGTCTTCCTACTATCGGCCCATTATTATTGGCAGCACTTCTTGCCCAAGACCAGTTTCTTGCTGGGAGTGTCATTATGATTTTGGGTGCACTTGGAATCGTTGGCACCTTGGTTTCTGACATTCTATTAGTTGTTGTTGACCCGAGAATCCGATTTGAAGCG